One genomic window of Aptenodytes patagonicus chromosome 3, bAptPat1.pri.cur, whole genome shotgun sequence includes the following:
- the LRATD1 gene encoding protein LRATD1 isoform X2, with the protein MGNQLDRITHLNYSELPTGDPSGIEKDELRVGVAYFFSDEEEDLDERGQPDKYSVKGSGSPGQETPTHHLHHQLVLNETQFSAFRGQECIFSKVSSGPQAGDLSVYSVSALPALCKPGDLLELLYLGPSEHPPPHWAVYVGSGQIIHLHQGQIRQDSLYEAAAGNVGRVVNSWYRFRPLVAELVVQNACGHLGLKSDEICWTNSESFAAWCRFGKREFKAGGELQAAAGTQHQQQYYLKIHLAENKVHTVRFHSLEDLIREKRRIDASGKLRVIKDLAIVDGKE; encoded by the coding sequence ATGGGAAATCAACTGGATCGCATCACCCACCTGAATTACAGCGAGCTGCCGACCGGGGACCCCTCGGGGATCGAGAAAGACGAGCTGCGCGTCGGGGTGGCTTACTTCTTTTCGGATGAGGAGGAGGACCTGGACGAGCGAGGCCAGCCAGACAAGTACAGCGTGAAGGGCTCCGGCAGCCCTGGCCAGGAGACGCCCacccaccacctccaccaccagcTGGTGCTGAACGAGACCCAGTTCTCCGCTTTCCGCGGCCAGGAATGCATCTTCTCCAAGGTCAGCAGCGGCCCCCAGGCTGGGGACCTCAGCGTCTACTCGGTgtcagccctgcctgccctctgcAAGCCGGGGGACCTGCTGGAGCTGCTCTACCTGGGGCCGTCGGAGCACCCGCCGCCGCACTGGGCGGTGTACGTGGGCAGCGGGCAGATCATCCACCTGCACCAGGGGCAGATCCGGCAGGACAGCTTGTACGAGGCGGCCGCGGGCAACGTGGGCCGGGTGGTGAATAGCTGGTACCGCTTTCGCCCGCTGGTGGCTGAGCTGGTGGTGCAAAACGCCTGCGGGCACCTGGGCTTAAAAAGCGACGAGATCTGCTGGACTAACTCCGAGAGCTTCGCCGCCTGGTGCCGCTTCGGGAAAAGGGAGTTCAAAGCCgggggggagctgcaggctgccGCCggcacccagcaccagcagcaatacTATCTCAAGATCCACTTGGCGGAGAACAAGGTGCACACGGTGAGGTTCCACAGCCTGGAGGATCTAATACGCGAGAAGCGCAGGATCGATGCCAGTGGCAAACTGAGGGTGATCAAAGACCTGGCTATAGTGGATGGGAAAGAATAG